GACAAATGGGCGGTACTGGATTAGGGCTTGCCATTGCGAAAGAAATGATATCAGCACACGGTGGCGATGTGTGGGCGAAAAGTAAAGAAGGTAAAGGGACGACAATCGTATTTACCCTCCCATATGATTCCACACAAGAGGATGAATGGTCATGAATTATGAAAAAATTAAATCGATAGTCTTAACCGTACTTGTTTGCATAAGTGTCTTCCTTACCTTTAATCTGTGGACCTATTCACCAAGTTACGATACGATCAACAGTGACGGAGCTTATGATGTTTCAGTCGGGGAAAAGCTGAAGGATAATGAGTTGAATACCCATCTGATTAAGCCGTTTAAGCTCTTTTATCATGGGCGGGACAAAACAGTCGGTACAACCAATCAGACCGAAATGGATAAAGTGACCGAGCAACTTGGAAAGTGGTCTCTTTTCGAAATAAAAAATGTATCAGATGAGTATAGTTTTCAAGAAATCAATACTCTTATTCAAAGTGAAGACAAGTTTGAACTTGTATTTCCAGATATTGTTCCCTTATCGGTTTTTAGTCAAGGATTGAATCTCGAGGAAAAAAATGTTTCCACGGCTTCGTTTAATCGGATTATCATTGATTTGAACAACGTAAATCGTGAGACTGGTTCCATTTTCTTTATTACGGTAAGTGACGATAAAGAGGAGAAGGCAGTGTATGAGAGTCAGGTGAGCCTTGCCAGCCTCGATACATTTAAACGAAATTTCGTGCAAAGAGCGTTATATAATAGTGTTTATCGTGAATATATAAAACAGCCGATAAATGATAGGAAAACCATTTTTCTGCCAAAAGATCCCGAGGATTATGTCAGTTATTATTACTACACGGAATTAAGTTCTCTTGAAGAATATAAACAGGCGCTATTCAGTGATCCCAATAGTGTGAATATGGGTTCTGTGGACGATTTGGTGACGTTCATGGACGTTTCCTCCATATTGACGGTGGATAAGAATCACAATACCTTCTCGTTCGTTAACCCTTCTGAGGAGAAAGATGATGGATCCTCACCTGCCATGCTCGTACAAAAGAGTATGGAGTTCGTCAATGATCATGGCGGTTGGACAGATGATTATCAACTCTTTTCTATAAGTCCTTATGAAAATAAAATTGTTTATCGCCTTTTTCTGCAAAACCACCCTGTCTTCAACGATAACGGGATGGCTGAAGTTTCCCAAACATGGGGTCAGAATGGTATCAATAAATACAATCGGCCATACTTTAAACTCGACTTCTCGTTTAAAGACACGGCTGAAGTCCTGTTACCATCAGGATCTTCCGTCATCTATGCTTTGAATCAAGTGGATGGGATCGACCTTGATTATGTAGAGGATATTGCCGTTGGGTACAAAATGACAAGGGACCCAAATGAAAGCAGA
The DNA window shown above is from Rossellomorea vietnamensis and carries:
- a CDS encoding YycH family regulatory protein; its protein translation is MNYEKIKSIVLTVLVCISVFLTFNLWTYSPSYDTINSDGAYDVSVGEKLKDNELNTHLIKPFKLFYHGRDKTVGTTNQTEMDKVTEQLGKWSLFEIKNVSDEYSFQEINTLIQSEDKFELVFPDIVPLSVFSQGLNLEEKNVSTASFNRIIIDLNNVNRETGSIFFITVSDDKEEKAVYESQVSLASLDTFKRNFVQRALYNSVYREYIKQPINDRKTIFLPKDPEDYVSYYYYTELSSLEEYKQALFSDPNSVNMGSVDDLVTFMDVSSILTVDKNHNTFSFVNPSEEKDDGSSPAMLVQKSMEFVNDHGGWTDDYQLFSISPYENKIVYRLFLQNHPVFNDNGMAEVSQTWGQNGINKYNRPYFKLDFSFKDTAEVLLPSGSSVIYALNQVDGIDLDYVEDIAVGYKMTRDPNESRKLNFEPSWYYKYDGNWMRLSVDDKEGL